The following proteins are co-located in the Pseudomonas antarctica genome:
- the dkgB gene encoding 2,5-didehydrogluconate reductase DkgB — MSIPTQNVPAFGLGTFRLQGQVVIDSVSNGLELGYRAIDTAQIYENEADVGHAIAASGVPRDELFITSKIWVSNFADGLLIPSLRESLSKLKTDYLDLTLIHWPSPEDQVPVAEFMGQLLEAKRLGLTRQIGISNFTIDLMKQAIAAVGAENIATNQVELHPYLQNQKVVDFATAQGIQITSYMTLAYGEVLKDPVLQQIAERHQATPAQVTLAWAMQLGYAVIPSSTKRANLESNLKALQLTLSAADMAQIAGLERGHRLTSPKGIAPKWD; from the coding sequence ATGTCTATCCCGACCCAAAACGTTCCCGCCTTCGGCCTCGGCACCTTCCGTCTGCAAGGCCAGGTGGTCATCGATTCCGTGAGCAATGGCCTGGAACTGGGCTACCGCGCCATCGACACCGCGCAGATCTATGAGAACGAAGCCGATGTCGGCCACGCCATCGCCGCCAGTGGCGTGCCGCGTGATGAATTGTTCATCACCAGCAAGATCTGGGTGTCCAATTTTGCCGATGGCCTGTTGATTCCCAGCCTGCGTGAAAGCCTGAGCAAACTGAAGACCGACTACCTGGACCTGACCCTGATCCACTGGCCGTCACCGGAAGACCAAGTCCCCGTGGCCGAATTCATGGGCCAGTTGCTTGAAGCCAAGCGCCTGGGCCTGACGCGCCAGATCGGTATTTCCAACTTCACCATTGACCTGATGAAGCAGGCCATTGCTGCGGTGGGCGCCGAGAACATCGCCACCAACCAGGTCGAACTGCACCCGTATCTGCAAAACCAGAAGGTCGTGGATTTCGCTACCGCCCAGGGCATTCAAATCACGTCGTACATGACCCTGGCCTACGGTGAAGTGCTGAAAGACCCGGTGCTCCAGCAAATCGCCGAACGCCATCAGGCCACGCCTGCGCAAGTGACGTTGGCCTGGGCCATGCAGTTGGGCTATGCGGTAATCCCGTCGTCGACCAAACGCGCCAACCTGGAGAGTAACCTCAAGGCCCTGCAACTGACCTTGAGCGCTGCCGAC
- a CDS encoding TetR family transcriptional regulator C-terminal domain-containing protein produces the protein MTQESRFSRMEPELRKANLVQATLTCLKRDGFQGASIRKISAEAGVSVGLISHHYSGKDELVAEAYRTITAQVMSLLRETMAKAPPQPRERLSALFRGSFSPQLLDPQLLDAWLVFWGAVKTAPAINQAHEHSYGEYRTIMRSALTDMAREEGWKQFDADLAAIGLSALLDGLWLESGLNPGTFTPAQGIQICEAWVDGLQSGGRQRYQLKT, from the coding sequence ATGACCCAGGAATCCCGTTTCTCCCGCATGGAGCCGGAATTGCGCAAGGCCAATCTGGTCCAGGCGACGCTTACTTGCCTCAAGCGCGATGGCTTCCAGGGCGCGTCGATTCGCAAGATAAGCGCCGAGGCCGGGGTGTCGGTGGGGCTGATCAGTCATCACTATTCGGGCAAGGATGAGCTGGTGGCCGAGGCCTATCGCACGATCACCGCCCAAGTCATGAGCCTGTTGCGCGAGACCATGGCCAAGGCGCCACCGCAACCGCGGGAACGTTTGTCGGCGTTGTTTCGTGGCTCCTTTTCCCCACAACTGCTCGACCCGCAACTGCTGGACGCCTGGCTGGTATTCTGGGGCGCGGTCAAGACGGCCCCGGCGATCAACCAGGCCCACGAACATTCCTATGGCGAGTACCGCACCATCATGCGCTCGGCCCTGACGGACATGGCCAGGGAGGAGGGGTGGAAACAGTTCGACGCCGACCTGGCCGCCATCGGCTTGAGCGCCTTGCTCGATGGGTTGTGGTTGGAGTCTGGGCTCAACCCTGGCACCTTTACGCCGGCGCAGGGCATCCAGATTTGCGAAGCCTGGGTCGACGGCTTGCAGAGTGGCGGTCGCCAACGTTACCAGCTCAAAACCTGA
- a CDS encoding enoyl-CoA hydratase/isomerase family protein, giving the protein MTTDSPVLTHVQAGVAWITLNRVAQRNALDIPTLKHLHALLDTLNTDSAVRAVVLTGNGRGFCAGADLAEWAEAESRGALETYGWTETAHALMTRLHTLDKPTLAAINGTAVGAGMDLTLCCDLRIAAQSARFKAGYTSLAYSPDAGASWHLPRLIGSEQAKRLLFLDELWSADRALAAGLVGEVVADDQLHAHATELATRLANGPTFAFAQTKALIREGADRSLPEQLQAELAAGLLCGRSADGAEALRAAMEKRLPNFCGK; this is encoded by the coding sequence ATGACTACCGATTCGCCCGTGCTTACCCATGTGCAAGCAGGCGTTGCCTGGATCACCCTCAACCGGGTGGCCCAGCGCAATGCACTGGACATCCCGACTCTCAAGCACCTGCATGCCTTGCTCGATACGCTCAACACCGACAGCGCCGTGCGTGCGGTGGTCTTGACCGGCAACGGGCGTGGCTTCTGCGCCGGTGCCGACCTGGCGGAGTGGGCCGAAGCCGAATCGCGTGGTGCCCTGGAAACCTACGGCTGGACCGAAACCGCCCACGCCCTGATGACCCGCCTGCACACCCTCGACAAACCCACTCTTGCTGCGATCAACGGCACTGCCGTCGGCGCCGGCATGGACCTCACCTTGTGTTGCGACCTGCGCATCGCCGCGCAGTCGGCACGCTTCAAGGCCGGCTACACCAGCCTGGCTTACTCGCCGGATGCCGGTGCCAGTTGGCACTTACCGCGCCTGATCGGCAGCGAACAGGCCAAGCGCCTGCTGTTCCTCGATGAACTGTGGAGCGCCGACCGCGCGCTGGCTGCCGGGTTGGTGGGCGAGGTGGTCGCCGATGATCAACTCCACGCCCACGCCACCGAGTTGGCGACGCGCCTGGCCAACGGCCCGACCTTCGCCTTCGCCCAGACCAAGGCCCTGATTCGCGAAGGCGCCGATCGCAGCCTGCCCGAGCAACTGCAGGCCGAACTGGCCGCTGGGTTGTTGTGTGGACGCAGTGCCGATGGTGCTGAAGCCCTGCGCGCAGCCATGGAAAAACGCCTCCCGAACTTCTGCGGCAAATAA
- a CDS encoding acyl-CoA dehydrogenase family protein, with protein sequence MNFQLSQEQDMLVDAVRSFVIKELLPHEAAVDRADEVSPALAAQIRDKAIAAGFYAFNMPEEVGGGGLDYLSQALIERELSKVSWALHVFVARPSKILMACTGAQIEDYLLPCVQGKKIDCFALTEPGAGSDANAIKTRAVRSGDDFVINGSKHFISHAGHADFAIVFAVTDTYEYNGRPRNEVTSFLVDRGTPGMTIRRGPKCVSNRGYHTYEMFFDDCRVPASKVLGEVGKGWDVANAWLTAGRVMVAANCVGQAQRALDVSLQWAADRKQFGQPIGTYQGVSFKLADMATQIRAAELLTLHTAWKMDQGRMTDGEAGMAKLFASETLGKVADDAVQIFGGMGLMDEGPVERIWRNARIERIWEGTSEIQRHIIARELLRPLLR encoded by the coding sequence ATGAATTTCCAACTCAGCCAAGAACAAGACATGTTGGTGGACGCGGTACGCAGTTTTGTGATCAAGGAATTGCTGCCCCATGAGGCGGCGGTGGACCGCGCCGATGAGGTCTCGCCGGCGCTTGCTGCGCAGATTCGTGACAAGGCCATCGCTGCTGGTTTCTATGCCTTCAACATGCCCGAAGAGGTCGGTGGTGGCGGCCTCGATTACCTGTCCCAGGCGCTGATCGAACGGGAGTTGTCCAAGGTGTCGTGGGCACTGCATGTGTTTGTCGCGCGCCCCTCGAAAATCCTCATGGCCTGCACTGGCGCACAGATTGAGGACTACTTGTTGCCCTGCGTGCAGGGCAAGAAAATCGACTGCTTCGCGCTGACCGAGCCGGGTGCCGGCTCGGATGCCAACGCCATCAAGACCCGTGCCGTGCGCAGCGGCGATGACTTCGTGATCAACGGCAGCAAGCACTTTATCAGCCATGCGGGGCACGCCGATTTCGCCATCGTGTTTGCCGTGACCGACACCTATGAATACAACGGGCGCCCACGCAATGAGGTGACCTCGTTTCTGGTGGACCGGGGTACCCCGGGCATGACCATCCGCCGAGGTCCCAAGTGCGTCAGCAACCGCGGCTATCACACCTATGAGATGTTCTTCGACGACTGCCGCGTCCCGGCGTCCAAGGTGCTCGGTGAAGTGGGCAAAGGCTGGGATGTCGCCAATGCCTGGCTCACCGCAGGGCGCGTGATGGTCGCCGCCAATTGCGTCGGCCAGGCTCAGCGGGCGCTGGACGTATCGCTGCAATGGGCGGCGGATCGCAAGCAGTTCGGCCAGCCCATCGGTACCTATCAAGGCGTGAGTTTCAAGCTGGCGGACATGGCCACGCAGATTCGCGCTGCCGAGTTGTTGACCCTGCACACTGCCTGGAAGATGGACCAGGGCCGCATGACCGACGGCGAGGCCGGCATGGCCAAATTGTTTGCCAGCGAAACCCTGGGCAAGGTCGCCGACGACGCCGTGCAGATTTTCGGCGGCATGGGCTTGATGGATGAAGGACCGGTGGAGCGCATCTGGCGCAACGCACGGATCGAACGGATCTGGGAAGGCACTTCGGAAATCCAGCGCCATATCATTGCGCGCGAACTGTTGCGGCCGCTGTTGCGCTGA
- a CDS encoding acetate--CoA ligase family protein: MSQAIRDNLKRLLAPRHLAFVGGRSMARALKRCADGGFTGQMWLVNPQHDCLDGIPCVRRVADLPCGPDAVFVATNRELTLTCIAELAAIGTGGAICYASGFAETGADGAALQQQLLEVAGDMALLGPNCYGLLDYLHNSALWPVAHGGKTVEKGVAVLTQSGNFAYNLSMSDRSLPVAYMASVGNQAQLGVAELMDVLLDEPRVTAIGLHLEGLKNVPGFARAAHKALEKGIPIIALKTGVSQLGAELALSHTSSLSGSDALYDSLFARLGVIRVSGPVSFVETLKAAACGNLPAGNRLIALACSGGDAGLIADYAERNHLALPKLDAGQRAELAQVLPSYANLVNPLDFTTAIWGDREALHSMLDTALRTDADAAMLVLDYPAEFTGERQECDLLLALFCAALGRHGKSGFVTSAFPELLPVHARERLHAHGIPALQGVEDALAAWGRIAGYQNHRRVLLERGESILEPLCPQALDGHGAALDEWASKQALRAFGLPTPPSVLSTPERAITDAQVLGYPLVLKAVSTDLPHKTEAGAVALNLPDAAALSAAIEQMRGQIAAYAPGVAFDRLLLESMAAQPLAELIVGIKRENDFGLALVIGAGGILVELLKDSRSLLLPTTDEAIGNALLSLRSAALLQGFRGREVADMDALVSAIRAVADYACANAERLLELDVNPLLVNAQGATAVDALIRLGDGYAR; encoded by the coding sequence ATGTCCCAGGCTATTCGCGATAACCTCAAGCGCCTGCTGGCGCCCCGGCATCTGGCATTTGTCGGCGGGCGCAGCATGGCTCGCGCCCTAAAGCGCTGCGCCGACGGCGGGTTTACCGGGCAAATGTGGCTGGTCAACCCGCAGCATGACTGCCTCGACGGCATCCCTTGTGTCCGCCGCGTGGCTGATCTGCCGTGCGGCCCGGATGCGGTGTTTGTCGCCACCAACCGTGAACTGACATTGACCTGCATCGCTGAACTCGCCGCCATCGGCACGGGCGGAGCTATTTGCTACGCCTCAGGGTTTGCCGAAACCGGCGCCGACGGTGCAGCCTTGCAACAGCAGTTGCTAGAAGTGGCAGGCGACATGGCCTTGCTCGGCCCCAACTGCTACGGCCTGTTGGACTACCTGCACAACTCGGCATTGTGGCCGGTGGCCCATGGCGGCAAGACGGTCGAGAAGGGCGTCGCGGTACTGACCCAGAGCGGCAACTTTGCCTACAACCTGTCGATGAGCGACCGCTCATTGCCGGTCGCCTACATGGCTTCAGTGGGTAACCAGGCACAACTGGGCGTGGCCGAATTGATGGACGTGTTGCTCGACGAACCGCGCGTTACCGCCATCGGCCTGCACCTGGAAGGCCTGAAAAATGTGCCGGGTTTTGCCCGTGCGGCGCACAAAGCCCTGGAAAAAGGCATTCCGATCATCGCACTGAAAACCGGCGTCTCGCAGCTAGGCGCCGAGCTGGCATTAAGTCACACCAGTTCACTGTCCGGCTCCGATGCGCTGTACGACAGCTTGTTTGCACGTCTGGGCGTGATCCGGGTGAGCGGGCCGGTGAGTTTTGTCGAAACCTTGAAGGCGGCGGCGTGCGGCAACCTGCCGGCAGGAAATCGCCTGATCGCGCTGGCCTGTTCCGGTGGTGATGCTGGGCTGATTGCCGATTACGCCGAGCGCAACCATCTGGCCCTGCCGAAACTTGACGCAGGCCAGCGTGCTGAACTGGCGCAGGTGCTGCCCAGCTACGCCAATCTGGTCAACCCATTGGATTTCACCACCGCCATCTGGGGCGACCGTGAAGCACTCCATAGCATGCTCGACACGGCCCTGCGCACCGACGCAGATGCCGCCATGCTGGTGCTGGATTACCCGGCCGAATTTACCGGCGAGCGCCAGGAATGCGACCTGCTGTTGGCGCTGTTTTGCGCAGCGCTCGGCCGACATGGCAAGAGCGGTTTCGTCACCTCGGCGTTTCCCGAGCTGTTGCCGGTCCATGCCCGCGAACGCCTGCATGCCCACGGCATTCCCGCCTTGCAGGGGGTGGAAGATGCGCTCGCGGCATGGGGCCGGATTGCTGGCTACCAAAACCATCGTCGCGTCTTGCTTGAGCGGGGCGAATCGATCCTCGAACCGCTGTGCCCACAAGCCCTCGATGGCCATGGCGCGGCCCTGGATGAATGGGCGTCCAAACAGGCATTACGCGCGTTTGGCTTGCCCACTCCACCGAGTGTGTTGAGTACGCCGGAACGCGCGATTACCGATGCACAGGTGTTGGGCTACCCGTTGGTGCTCAAGGCAGTCAGCACCGATTTACCGCATAAAACCGAAGCCGGGGCGGTGGCGCTTAACCTGCCAGACGCAGCCGCTTTAAGCGCTGCGATTGAGCAGATGCGCGGGCAAATCGCCGCGTATGCACCCGGCGTTGCCTTCGATCGACTGCTATTGGAGTCCATGGCAGCCCAGCCCTTGGCCGAGTTGATCGTAGGCATCAAGCGTGAAAACGACTTCGGCCTGGCCCTGGTGATTGGCGCCGGTGGCATCCTGGTGGAACTGCTCAAGGACAGCCGCAGCCTGTTGCTGCCCACCACTGACGAGGCGATTGGCAACGCGTTGCTCAGCCTGCGCAGCGCCGCTTTGCTGCAAGGTTTTCGCGGGCGTGAGGTGGCGGATATGGACGCGTTGGTCTCGGCGATTCGCGCGGTGGCCGACTACGCCTGTGCCAATGCCGAACGGTTGCTGGAACTCGATGTGAACCCATTGCTGGTCAATGCCCAGGGCGCCACGGCGGTCGATGCATTGATTCGACTAGGAGATGGCTATGCAAGATAA
- a CDS encoding 5-guanidino-2-oxopentanoate decarboxylase — MQDKTVTGGQALVRLLANYGVDTVFGIPGVHTLELYRGLPGSGIRHVLTRHEQGAGFMADGYARVSGKPGVCFVITGPGVTNAATAIGQAYADSIAMLVISSVNSTASLGKGWGSLHETQDQRAITAPITAFSAVALSAEDLPELIARAYAVFDSERPRPVHISVPLDVLAAPVKRDWSNEVVRRPGRGLPSADVLEQAVAALAAAKRPMIIAGGGALAASEALQRLSTRLAAPFFTSVAGKGLLPINDPLNAGSTLCVEPGWQLISEADVVLAVGTEMADTDYWRERLPIKGELLRVDIDPRKFNDFYPCTLALHGDANQTVLALLEGLPPAPRHADASIKKVATLRQAVALGHGPLQAIHQAILDRIEAELPANAFISSDMTQLAYTGNYAYPSRAPRSWLHPTGYGTLGYGFPAGIGAKFGAPLRPGLVLVGDGGFLYTAQELATAVEELDSPLVVLLWNNDALGQIRDDMLSLDIEPIGVLPRNPDFALFAQAFGCAVYQPKSLDELQTDLRNGFKRNGVTLIELKHACAC, encoded by the coding sequence ATGCAAGATAAAACGGTGACCGGCGGCCAGGCGCTGGTGCGGTTGTTGGCCAACTATGGCGTCGACACGGTGTTCGGCATTCCCGGTGTGCACACCTTGGAACTGTATCGCGGCCTGCCCGGCAGCGGCATTCGCCACGTGCTCACGCGCCACGAACAGGGCGCCGGTTTTATGGCCGACGGCTATGCACGAGTCAGTGGTAAACCCGGCGTGTGCTTTGTCATCACCGGCCCTGGCGTCACCAATGCCGCAACCGCCATCGGCCAGGCCTATGCCGATTCCATTGCGATGCTGGTGATCTCCAGCGTCAACTCCACCGCCAGCCTCGGCAAAGGCTGGGGCAGCCTGCACGAGACCCAGGATCAGCGGGCGATCACCGCTCCCATCACCGCGTTTTCGGCGGTGGCATTGAGTGCCGAGGATCTGCCCGAGCTGATCGCCCGTGCCTACGCGGTGTTCGACAGCGAGCGGCCACGGCCGGTGCATATTTCGGTGCCGCTGGATGTGTTGGCGGCACCGGTCAAAAGGGATTGGAGCAATGAGGTGGTCCGCCGTCCAGGGCGTGGTCTGCCATCGGCCGACGTGCTGGAGCAGGCAGTGGCCGCGCTCGCGGCGGCCAAACGGCCGATGATCATTGCCGGCGGGGGCGCATTGGCAGCAAGCGAGGCGTTACAGCGTTTGAGTACGCGCCTGGCGGCGCCGTTTTTTACCAGCGTTGCGGGTAAGGGACTGCTGCCGATCAACGATCCGCTGAATGCCGGTTCCACCCTGTGTGTCGAACCGGGCTGGCAACTGATCAGCGAGGCCGATGTGGTGCTGGCGGTCGGTACGGAAATGGCTGACACCGATTATTGGCGCGAGCGTTTGCCAATCAAGGGTGAGCTGTTACGGGTGGATATCGACCCGCGCAAATTCAATGATTTCTACCCCTGCACGCTGGCGTTGCACGGCGATGCCAACCAGACCGTGTTGGCCTTGCTCGAGGGGTTACCGCCTGCACCGCGCCACGCAGACGCGTCGATCAAAAAGGTCGCAACATTGCGCCAGGCGGTAGCGCTTGGGCACGGCCCGCTGCAGGCCATTCATCAAGCCATTCTTGACCGCATCGAGGCCGAACTGCCTGCCAACGCGTTCATCAGCAGTGACATGACCCAACTGGCCTACACCGGCAACTACGCTTACCCAAGCCGCGCCCCGCGCAGCTGGTTGCACCCCACCGGCTACGGCACCTTGGGCTATGGCTTTCCCGCCGGCATCGGCGCCAAGTTCGGTGCGCCGCTGCGCCCCGGCCTGGTGTTAGTGGGGGACGGCGGTTTTCTCTACACCGCCCAGGAACTGGCGACCGCCGTGGAGGAACTGGACAGCCCGTTGGTGGTGCTGTTGTGGAATAACGACGCCCTTGGCCAGATCCGCGACGACATGCTGAGCCTGGATATCGAACCCATCGGTGTGCTGCCGCGCAACCCGGATTTTGCGCTGTTTGCCCAGGCGTTCGGTTGCGCCGTGTACCAACCCAAGAGCCTGGATGAATTGCAGACGGACTTGCGCAACGGCTTCAAACGCAATGGCGTGACGTTGATCGAGCTCAAACATGCCTGTGCCTGTTGA
- a CDS encoding NAD(P)H-dependent oxidoreductase, producing MKVLIVHAHPEPQSFTAALRDQGVTTLQGLGHQVQVSDLYAMQWNPVASAADFSTRENPEYLVYALEQRMGVKKQSIAADIQGELDKVLWADLLILNFPIFWFSMPAMLKGWVDRVLVSGVCYGGKRFYDQGGLAGKRALVTVTLGGREHMFGEGAIHGPLEDMLRPILRGTLAYVGYEVLAPFVAWHVPYISDEARRDFLLAYEQRLQGLVDEQPLVFAQLAQFDEALYPLS from the coding sequence ATGAAGGTTTTGATTGTTCACGCCCACCCTGAGCCACAGTCCTTTACCGCTGCGTTGCGCGACCAGGGCGTGACTACGCTGCAAGGCCTGGGGCATCAGGTGCAGGTGAGTGACTTGTATGCCATGCAGTGGAACCCGGTGGCGTCGGCGGCTGATTTTTCCACGCGAGAGAATCCCGAGTATCTGGTGTATGCCCTGGAGCAACGCATGGGTGTAAAAAAACAGTCGATCGCGGCGGATATCCAGGGCGAGTTGGACAAGGTGCTATGGGCCGACCTGCTGATCCTCAATTTTCCGATCTTCTGGTTCTCTATGCCTGCAATGCTCAAGGGCTGGGTCGACCGCGTGCTGGTGTCCGGTGTGTGTTATGGCGGCAAGCGGTTCTATGATCAGGGCGGGTTGGCGGGCAAGCGTGCGCTGGTCACGGTGACCTTGGGCGGGCGCGAACACATGTTCGGTGAAGGCGCGATTCATGGGCCGCTGGAGGATATGTTGCGGCCGATCCTGCGCGGTACGTTGGCGTATGTCGGGTATGAGGTGCTGGCGCCGTTTGTGGCGTGGCATGTGCCGTATATCAGCGACGAGGCGCGGCGTGATTTTCTGCTGGCGTATGAGCAGCGGCTGCAAGGGTTGGTGGATGAGCAGCCCTTGGTGTTTGCGCAACTGGCGCAGTTTGATGAGGCGCTGTACCCACTTTCCTGA
- a CDS encoding 3-deoxy-7-phosphoheptulonate synthase: MNSSIAALPVSALSSANEALTQRLPSSLELKHRLPLSPFLNEQIHAHRQAVRAILNGEDSRLLVIVGPCSIHDPESAMEYARNLKKLALEVSDQMLLVIRAYVEKPRTTIGWKGLAYDPHLDGSDDMAAGLTLSRELMREMLRLGLPVATELLQPMAAGYFDDLLSWVAIGARTTESQIHREMASGLGMPVGFKNGTDGGVAIACDAMRSASHPHRHFGVDSQGHPAIIQTPGNPDTHLVLRGGHRGPNYDAQSVAQVKHDLAKSKVAARIMVDCSHANSGKDPLRQPAVFNDVLEQRLQGDTSLIGMMLESHLFEGCQPLSASMKYGVSVTDGCLGWNSTEQLLRSAAERLRAHSKAD, encoded by the coding sequence ATGAACTCCTCCATCGCCGCTCTGCCCGTCTCTGCCCTGTCCAGCGCCAATGAGGCCCTGACCCAGCGCCTGCCCAGCTCCCTTGAGCTCAAGCACCGGTTGCCTCTCAGCCCGTTCCTCAATGAACAGATCCACGCCCATCGCCAAGCCGTGCGCGCCATTCTCAATGGCGAAGATTCACGTTTGCTGGTGATTGTCGGCCCGTGTTCGATCCACGACCCCGAATCCGCCATGGAATACGCGCGCAACCTGAAGAAGCTGGCACTTGAGGTCAGCGACCAGATGCTGCTGGTGATCCGTGCCTACGTCGAAAAACCGCGCACCACCATCGGTTGGAAAGGCCTGGCCTACGACCCGCACCTGGACGGCAGCGACGACATGGCCGCCGGCCTCACGCTGTCCCGCGAGCTGATGCGCGAAATGCTGCGCCTGGGATTGCCGGTCGCCACCGAGCTGCTGCAACCGATGGCCGCCGGCTACTTCGATGACCTGCTGAGTTGGGTCGCCATCGGTGCGCGCACGACTGAATCACAGATCCACCGCGAAATGGCCAGCGGCCTGGGCATGCCGGTCGGCTTCAAGAACGGCACCGACGGCGGGGTTGCGATTGCCTGCGATGCAATGCGCTCGGCGTCGCACCCGCACCGCCACTTCGGCGTCGACAGCCAGGGCCACCCGGCGATCATCCAGACCCCGGGCAACCCCGACACCCATCTGGTGCTGCGCGGCGGTCACCGTGGGCCGAACTACGACGCGCAAAGCGTGGCGCAAGTGAAGCATGACCTGGCCAAGTCCAAGGTCGCGGCGCGGATTATGGTCGATTGCAGCCACGCCAACAGTGGCAAGGACCCGTTGCGTCAACCGGCGGTGTTCAACGACGTGTTGGAACAGCGCCTGCAGGGTGACACCTCGCTGATCGGCATGATGCTCGAAAGTCATCTGTTCGAAGGTTGCCAACCGTTGAGTGCGTCGATGAAGTACGGCGTGTCGGTGACAGATGGTTGCCTGGGCTGGAACAGTACCGAGCAGTTGTTGCGCAGTGCGGCCGAGCGCCTTCGCGCGCACAGCAAAGCCGACTGA
- a CDS encoding carbon-nitrogen hydrolase family protein, with the protein MTALTLAAAQTTSIAGDVPANIQRHLAFMQTAAAQGVQLLVFPELSLTGYEPALAAGLAIAPDDVLLEPLRDRAQALRLTAVVGMPIRLAPGEGVLIGALVLGADGSLAVYTKQHLHPGEEVAFVAGQGGAALEWGDDRIALAVCADFSHASHPRQAAEAGANVYAAGVLISEGGYATDSALLQGYAAEHRMLVLMANHGGPSGGWACAGRSAIWSADGSLLAAAPGIGDALVIARRDGEHWAGHVEAL; encoded by the coding sequence ATGACTGCCTTGACCCTTGCTGCTGCGCAAACCACCTCCATCGCGGGTGATGTGCCGGCCAATATCCAGCGGCACCTGGCGTTTATGCAGACGGCGGCGGCGCAGGGCGTGCAGTTGTTGGTGTTTCCAGAGCTGTCGTTGACCGGGTATGAGCCGGCGCTGGCGGCCGGCCTGGCGATTGCACCCGACGATGTGCTGCTTGAGCCGCTGCGTGACAGGGCGCAGGCGTTGCGGTTAACGGCGGTGGTGGGCATGCCGATACGTCTGGCGCCCGGGGAAGGCGTGCTGATCGGCGCACTGGTGTTGGGCGCGGACGGTTCGCTGGCGGTCTACACCAAGCAGCATTTGCACCCGGGCGAAGAAGTGGCGTTTGTCGCGGGGCAGGGTGGTGCAGCCCTCGAGTGGGGGGATGACCGCATTGCGCTGGCGGTCTGCGCAGACTTTTCCCACGCCAGCCATCCGCGTCAGGCGGCTGAAGCCGGTGCCAATGTGTACGCCGCAGGTGTGCTGATCAGTGAAGGCGGCTACGCGACGGACAGTGCGCTCCTGCAGGGTTACGCCGCCGAGCATCGGATGCTGGTGCTGATGGCCAACCACGGTGGCCCATCCGGTGGCTGGGCCTGTGCGGGTCGCAGTGCCATCTGGTCAGCCGATGGCAGTCTGCTTGCTGCCGCGCCGGGTATTGGCGACGCGCTGGTGATTGCCCGCCGCGATGGCGAGCACTGGGCTGGGCATGTGGAAGCGCTCTAA
- a CDS encoding GNAT family N-acetyltransferase — protein sequence MAFHLRAATSQDLPFARTLTHDAMNRYYQQYGLLWSDSGFDVAWAGRENWLICNDDSVMGFISVNRDHRALYIRELHMLERCRKQGAGSWVLEQMVLKARAQGLGLLRLTVFKTNPARRLYQRQGLSIVGEEECFWCMERECHTTPFD from the coding sequence ATGGCCTTTCACCTGCGCGCTGCCACAAGCCAGGACCTGCCGTTTGCGCGAACGCTGACCCATGACGCCATGAACCGCTATTACCAGCAGTACGGTTTGCTGTGGTCTGACAGCGGCTTTGACGTCGCCTGGGCAGGGCGTGAAAACTGGCTGATCTGCAACGATGACAGTGTGATGGGGTTTATCAGCGTCAATCGTGATCACAGGGCGCTTTATATACGTGAATTGCACATGCTCGAGCGCTGTCGCAAGCAAGGCGCAGGCAGTTGGGTGTTGGAGCAAATGGTGCTCAAGGCGCGTGCGCAGGGGTTGGGTCTTTTACGGTTGACCGTGTTCAAGACCAATCCGGCGAGAAGGCTGTATCAGCGCCAGGGGTTGAGTATCGTCGGGGAAGAGGAGTGCTTCTGGTGCATGGAGCGCGAGTGTCACACAACCCCATTTGACTAA
- a CDS encoding DNA-binding protein translates to MPGIRTAAQAKAWLEHQGKSVQAFAREHGVDPATTYQVLAGRKKGRRGEAHKVAVLLGMKEGIIVDEPVAQLCETQALS, encoded by the coding sequence ATGCCCGGTATTCGCACTGCTGCACAAGCCAAGGCTTGGTTGGAACATCAAGGAAAGTCAGTTCAAGCGTTTGCTCGTGAGCACGGCGTCGATCCAGCCACGACGTATCAAGTGCTCGCTGGGCGTAAAAAGGGACGGCGTGGGGAAGCCCATAAGGTGGCGGTCCTGCTGGGCATGAAAGAAGGGATTATCGTGGACGAACCTGTCGCTCAACTCTGCGAGACACAAGCTCTGTCCTGA